Below is a window of Blastopirellula marina DNA.
ATCCGGATCTTGAGCAGTTGCGAAGAGATGAATGGCTCATCCTTGCCTGGGACCAAACGCGACCAGTCCTCCCACGAGTACAACTGATAGCTGTGCGGGTCGACAACACGAGCCGTTCCGCTGAAAACTTGCGTCAGCGAACGAGCCACCGAAGCCACACCGACAGGCTGCCAGTTGCGGTTGAGGACAAGCGTTGGCCTCTCCAATAAGACCGACATGAATCTGGTTTCTCCCTCGTTTCGGAAGGCGACCGATCGGATTCGAACCGAACACACTCTCTGGCATGTCAGAGAGCACTCGTGCCACCGAGCCACGGCTGCCAATACAACGAAAATGAAATGGGCGTAGGGGCTGGGAAGGGGGTACAAGGTCTAGACCCCGACCGTTCGCGTTCGGTAGTCCGACGTGTAAGACCTTCAACATAACATAGTTCCGACCAAAAACGCCAACATTTCAGGGGAACCCGTGGAAGGCACTTTGGTCGAGGCTGGACGAACTGTAAGCCAATCGTGTTAAGGGGGTGAGAAGGGCGTGGCAAAACGTGGAAAAATTGTCGATAACGTGTCGATCGTTACCCTTGTTTGGCCAGGATCTGCCCCGCTATTTCCCGAGGTCATTGGCTTACATCCATCTGCATTAAAAGACCGCATTACCCGGTAAGGGTTCACAAATGAGGGGAAAACTATTGGGGGCGTTTGCTGCTACCTGTTAGAATGAAGCTTCTTCGTTGAGTACCCACCATTGACTCCTCTCCTCCTTCGAGATCTGCCCATGAGATGTCTATCGCGATTTGCGTCTGCTGTTTCTTGTTTTCTCCTCGTCTTGTCAGCGACTCCGATGCTTCACGCACAGCAAGAACAAGTCATTTACGACGAAGCGGACATCCCGAAGTTCACCTTGCCTGATCCCTTGGTTGCGGCAGACGGAACGAAGATCGACTCTGCCCAAGCCTGGAACGAAATTCGCCGGCCTGAGTTGATGGAGCTTTTCGAGCAAGAGGTCTACGGCAAAGCCCCACCGGCTCCGGAAAAGATCGCCTTTAAGGTTACGGAATCCTCCGACGATGCCCTTGGTGGCAAGGCTCGACGGCGACAAGTCGCAATTCAGCTGACCGATGATCCCAAGGGACCGGTCATGAATCTTCTGATTTACCTTCCAAAGACCGATCAGCCCGTTCCAACGTTCATGACACTAAATTTCTTCGGCAATGCGTCGATCGAAAACGACCCCGCAATTCAGCTGCCGCAAAGCTGGTTGCGAAATAGCTCGGACAAGGGTGTCGACGATCATAAGGCGACCGAGAAACTTCGTGGCGCGAGCAGTTCGCGTTGGCCGGTCGAGATGATTGTGGAAAATGGTTACGGTCTGGCGACCGCTTACTATGGCGACATCGACCCAGACTTCGACGACAAGTTCCAGAACGGAATCCATCCTTACTTCTACAAAGAAGGACAGAAAACTCCGCAGCCCGATCAGTGGGGAAGCATCGCTGCATGGGCCTGGGGAATGAGTCGCGGCTTGGATTATCTGGAAGAAGATAAGGAAGTCGATGGCTCGAAAGTGATTGCGATGGGACATTCCCGTCTGGGCAAAACGGCCCTATGGGCAGGAGCTTCAGATCCTCGCTTTGCCGCGGTAATCTCGAACAATTCAGGCTGTGGTGGGGCGGCATTGTCGCGACGTCGCTTCGGTGAATCGGTCAAACGGATCAACACGTCGTTTCCCCATTGGTTTTGCGATAACTTTGTAAAGTACAACCATAACGAGGACGCCTGCCCGGTTGATCAGCACGAGCTGATCGCGTTGATTGCGCCGCGACCTTGCTTGGTTTGCAGTGCGGAAGAAGATCGATGGGCCGATCCACACGGCGAATTTCTCTCGGCTCACTATGCTAGTCCGGTGTACGAACTGTTGGGCGTTGAAGGATTGACCGCAGAAGAGATGCCGAAGGTCGACGAGCCGGTGCTAAGTCGCTTGGGTTACGTGATTCGACCCGGTAAGCATGATGTTCTCGTTTCCGATTGGCAGCGTTACATGCAGTTCGCTGACGCCCACGTCATGGGGAAGGGCAAGTAATCGCCACTGGCGGTCTGCCAGGGTGATTTGGTAGAACAGCGGGTATCGTAACCTCGATTCCCGCAGGAGCCCCAGCGTGAAACTGATTGTCGCCGTCATTCAGCCCACCAAGTTAGACAGTGTTCGGACCGCTTTGGCCGAAACCGCAGTCGAACGCCTGACGGTTTTCGATGCCGAAGGTTACGGTCGGCAGCGTGGGCAAACGGCCACGTTTCGTGGGATTGAGTACCAAACAAATCTGCTGCGGAAGGTGATTATCGAAGTCGCGGTGAATGATGACTTCCTTGAACGGACGCTGTCCATCATCGAGAATGTGGCCCGCACCGGTCAGGAAGGGAACATCGGCGACGGGAAGATCTTAGTCTTACCGATCGAGCAGGTCGTTCAAATTGGGGGCAAGGAACGCGGTCCGTCCGCCGTTTGATTTGCGATAGAACCAGGATAGCCAGTGATTCTCTACTTTACTGCCGACTTGATGTCGACATCGCGCGTGCAAGGGCCTGCCAATGCTCAAGGGATCTCGTTGAAGGTCATTGGATCGAAGAAAGGTCTGATTGATACC
It encodes the following:
- a CDS encoding acetylxylan esterase, which produces MLHAQQEQVIYDEADIPKFTLPDPLVAADGTKIDSAQAWNEIRRPELMELFEQEVYGKAPPAPEKIAFKVTESSDDALGGKARRRQVAIQLTDDPKGPVMNLLIYLPKTDQPVPTFMTLNFFGNASIENDPAIQLPQSWLRNSSDKGVDDHKATEKLRGASSSRWPVEMIVENGYGLATAYYGDIDPDFDDKFQNGIHPYFYKEGQKTPQPDQWGSIAAWAWGMSRGLDYLEEDKEVDGSKVIAMGHSRLGKTALWAGASDPRFAAVISNNSGCGGAALSRRRFGESVKRINTSFPHWFCDNFVKYNHNEDACPVDQHELIALIAPRPCLVCSAEEDRWADPHGEFLSAHYASPVYELLGVEGLTAEEMPKVDEPVLSRLGYVIRPGKHDVLVSDWQRYMQFADAHVMGKGK
- a CDS encoding P-II family nitrogen regulator — encoded protein: MKLIVAVIQPTKLDSVRTALAETAVERLTVFDAEGYGRQRGQTATFRGIEYQTNLLRKVIIEVAVNDDFLERTLSIIENVARTGQEGNIGDGKILVLPIEQVVQIGGKERGPSAV